From Thermomonas sp. XSG, one genomic window encodes:
- the kynU gene encoding kynureninase: MTELYTDHHASALDAADPLRHFRDEFHLPLHDGAPQAYFVGNSLGLQPKGARAHVEEVLDKWAREAVEGHFTGSAQWMPYHELVRDPLARVVGAQPSEVVAMNSLTANLHFMLVSFYRPTRERPVLLMEAGAFPSDRYALESQVRFHGFDPAEALVEVAPDNADGTFSMAAIERAIAEHGPRLATIVWPGVQYRTGQAFDLREIARLGHAAGAVVGFDLAHGVGNLPLQLHDADADFAVWCHYKYMNAGPGAVAGCFVHERHARTDRPRFAGWWGNDASVRFKMGPQFSPTPGADGWQLSNPPILGLAPLRASLEQFDRATLPALRAKSEQLTGYLEQLIDTGLRDVLQVATPRDPVQRGCQLSIRVIGGRERGRELFDFLAARGVLGDWREPDVIRISPVPLYNNFADVLRFARTVKEWRDGR, from the coding sequence ATGACCGAGCTCTACACCGACCACCACGCGTCCGCGCTCGATGCGGCCGACCCGCTGCGCCACTTCCGCGACGAGTTCCACCTGCCGCTGCACGACGGCGCGCCACAGGCCTACTTCGTCGGCAACTCGCTGGGCCTGCAGCCGAAGGGCGCCCGCGCCCATGTCGAGGAGGTGCTGGACAAATGGGCGCGCGAGGCGGTGGAAGGCCATTTCACCGGCAGCGCGCAATGGATGCCCTACCACGAACTGGTGCGCGACCCGCTGGCGCGGGTGGTCGGCGCGCAGCCATCGGAAGTGGTGGCGATGAACTCGCTGACCGCCAACCTGCATTTCATGCTGGTCAGCTTCTACCGCCCCACCCGCGAGCGGCCGGTGCTGCTGATGGAGGCCGGCGCATTCCCGTCCGACCGCTACGCGCTGGAATCGCAGGTGCGCTTCCATGGCTTCGATCCGGCCGAGGCGCTGGTCGAAGTGGCGCCGGACAACGCCGACGGCACTTTCTCGATGGCCGCGATCGAGCGCGCCATCGCCGAGCATGGCCCGCGCCTTGCCACCATCGTCTGGCCGGGCGTGCAGTACCGCACCGGGCAGGCCTTCGACCTCAGGGAAATCGCGCGGCTGGGGCACGCGGCCGGCGCGGTGGTGGGCTTCGACCTCGCCCACGGCGTCGGCAACCTGCCGCTGCAATTGCACGATGCCGACGCCGACTTCGCGGTCTGGTGCCACTACAAATACATGAACGCCGGTCCCGGCGCGGTGGCCGGCTGCTTCGTCCACGAACGCCATGCCCGCACCGACCGCCCGCGCTTCGCCGGCTGGTGGGGCAACGATGCGTCGGTGCGCTTCAAGATGGGCCCGCAGTTCTCGCCCACGCCGGGCGCCGACGGCTGGCAGCTGTCCAACCCGCCGATCCTTGGCCTGGCGCCGCTGCGCGCCTCGCTGGAGCAGTTCGACCGCGCCACGTTGCCGGCGCTGCGGGCGAAATCGGAACAGCTCACCGGCTACCTCGAGCAACTGATCGACACCGGCCTGCGCGACGTGCTGCAGGTGGCCACGCCGCGCGACCCCGTGCAGCGCGGCTGCCAGCTTTCCATCCGCGTGATCGGCGGCCGTGAGCGCGGTCGCGAACTGTTCGATTTCCTCGCCGCGCGCGGCGTGCTTGGCGACTGGCGCGAGCCGGACGTGATCCGCATCTCGCCGGTGCCGCTGTACAACAACTTTGCCGACGTGCTGCGCTTCGCCCGCACCGTCAAGGAGTGGCGCGATGGGCGCTGA
- a CDS encoding NAD(P)/FAD-dependent oxidoreductase produces the protein MGAERDITIIGGGLAGALLAILLARRGWSVDVFERRGDPRVDGYAGGRSINLALAERGLHALRQAGADDAVLQQAVMMRGRYVHPLHGEPGLQRYGRDDSEVIWSINRGELNIVLLTIAESHGARLHFDHALERVDFIDRIASFRHHEQQVKRPFQALVGADGAGSTLRAEMAKVQPLGERTEWLDHGYKELEIPPAADGGFRIEPNALHIWPRGHYMCIALPNDERTFTVTLFMPHAGSYPSFEQVQTGDDALELFRRDFPDALPLIPALRHDYDANPVGSLATLYLDHWHVGGHAMLLGDAAHAMVPFHGQGMNCAFEDCVALAEHMERAPALGHAFAAFEAERKPNAEAIQKMALENYIEMRDKVDDADFLLQRDLELALQERHPGRFVPHYAMVTFMRIPYATALHRSEVQRGILVEATRGLNSLDEMDWAAVDADVLAKLDVL, from the coding sequence ATGGGCGCTGAGCGCGATATCACCATCATCGGCGGCGGCCTGGCCGGCGCCCTGCTTGCCATCCTGCTGGCCCGGCGCGGCTGGTCGGTGGACGTGTTCGAGCGACGCGGCGACCCGCGCGTGGACGGCTACGCCGGCGGTCGCTCGATCAACCTCGCGTTGGCCGAACGCGGATTGCACGCACTGCGCCAGGCCGGTGCCGACGACGCGGTGCTGCAGCAGGCGGTGATGATGCGTGGCCGCTACGTGCATCCGCTGCACGGCGAGCCCGGCCTGCAGCGCTACGGCCGCGACGATTCGGAAGTGATCTGGTCGATCAACCGCGGCGAGCTGAATATCGTGCTGCTGACCATCGCCGAATCCCACGGCGCGCGCCTCCACTTCGACCACGCACTGGAGCGGGTGGACTTCATCGACCGCATCGCCTCCTTCCGCCACCACGAGCAGCAGGTGAAGCGGCCGTTCCAGGCGCTGGTCGGCGCGGACGGTGCCGGCTCCACCCTGCGCGCGGAAATGGCGAAAGTGCAGCCGCTGGGCGAGCGCACCGAATGGCTGGACCACGGCTACAAGGAACTGGAAATCCCGCCGGCCGCCGACGGCGGCTTCCGCATCGAGCCCAACGCGCTGCATATCTGGCCGCGCGGCCACTACATGTGCATCGCCCTGCCCAACGACGAGCGCACCTTCACGGTGACGCTGTTCATGCCGCATGCGGGCAGCTACCCCAGCTTCGAGCAGGTCCAGACCGGCGACGATGCGCTGGAGCTCTTCCGGCGTGACTTCCCCGACGCCCTGCCGCTGATCCCCGCGCTGCGCCACGATTACGATGCCAATCCGGTCGGCAGCCTGGCCACGCTCTACCTCGACCATTGGCACGTGGGCGGCCACGCGATGCTGCTGGGCGATGCCGCGCACGCGATGGTGCCCTTCCACGGTCAGGGCATGAACTGCGCGTTCGAGGACTGCGTGGCATTGGCCGAACATATGGAACGCGCGCCGGCGCTGGGCCATGCATTCGCCGCATTCGAGGCCGAGCGCAAGCCGAATGCCGAGGCGATCCAGAAGATGGCGCTGGAGAACTACATCGAGATGCGCGACAAGGTGGACGATGCGGACTTCCTGCTCCAGCGCGATCTGGAGCTGGCCCTGCAGGAACGCCACCCCGGCCGTTTCGTGCCGCACTACGCCATGGTCACCTTCATGCGCATCCCCTATGCCACCGCCCTGCATCGCAGCGAAGTGCAGCGCGGGATCCTGGTCGAGGCAACGCGTGGACTCAACTCGCTGGACGAGATGGATTGGGCCGCAGTGGATGCCGACGTGCTGGCGAAACTCGACGTCCTGTAG
- the sbcB gene encoding exodeoxyribonuclease I: MAASFLFYDLETFGTDPRRSRIAQFAAIRTDLELNEIDAPIDVLVRPADDLLPSPGASMVTGLTPQALLRDGVNEATAFARIADEMGQPDTCSVGYNSLRFDDEFVRYGLYRNFHDPYEREWRGGNSRWDLLDALRLMHALRPDGLVWRQREDGKGTSFRLEHLAEDNGLREGMAHEALSDVRALIGVARRFKQAQPRLWDYALRLRDKRFAASLLDTVAMTPLLHVSQRYPAARLCAAPVLPLARHPQIDSRVVVFDLDADPEPLLALDADAIAARLYVRQEDLPEGELRIPLKEVHTNRCPALVRWDHLRPDDFARLGVDAGLAEARAQRLRAAGPALAEKVRRVYARERQAAAADPDAALYDGFLGEGDKRLFAQLRGTPPQLLGRASFAFRDPRLPELLFRYRARNWPETLLPAERADWDAYRRRRLLTDAGLSELTLAQYREDIARLRDEHANAPDRLALLDQLSAWGDQLAAGLGG; this comes from the coding sequence ATGGCCGCTTCCTTCCTCTTCTACGACCTCGAAACCTTCGGCACCGACCCGCGCCGCAGTCGCATCGCGCAGTTCGCCGCGATCCGCACCGACCTTGAACTGAACGAGATCGATGCGCCGATTGACGTGCTGGTGCGGCCCGCCGATGACCTGCTGCCCTCGCCCGGCGCCAGCATGGTCACCGGGCTGACGCCGCAGGCGTTGCTGCGCGATGGCGTCAACGAAGCCACCGCATTCGCCCGCATCGCCGACGAGATGGGCCAGCCCGACACCTGCAGCGTGGGCTACAACTCGCTGCGCTTCGATGACGAATTCGTCCGCTACGGCCTGTACCGCAATTTCCACGATCCGTACGAACGGGAGTGGCGCGGCGGCAATTCGCGCTGGGACCTGCTCGATGCACTGCGGCTGATGCACGCGCTTCGCCCGGACGGCCTGGTCTGGCGCCAGCGCGAGGACGGCAAGGGCACCAGCTTCCGGCTGGAACACCTTGCAGAGGACAACGGGCTGCGCGAAGGCATGGCGCACGAAGCCCTGAGCGACGTACGCGCGCTGATCGGGGTGGCGCGTCGTTTCAAACAGGCCCAGCCGCGCCTGTGGGACTACGCCCTGCGCCTGCGCGACAAGCGCTTTGCCGCCTCGCTGCTGGACACGGTGGCGATGACGCCCTTGCTGCACGTCTCGCAGCGCTACCCCGCCGCGCGCCTGTGCGCCGCACCGGTGTTGCCGCTTGCACGGCATCCGCAGATCGACTCTCGGGTGGTGGTGTTCGACCTCGACGCCGATCCGGAACCGCTGCTGGCGCTGGACGCCGACGCCATCGCCGCGCGCCTGTACGTCCGGCAGGAGGACCTGCCCGAAGGCGAGCTGCGCATTCCGCTGAAGGAAGTGCATACCAACAGGTGTCCGGCGCTGGTGCGCTGGGACCATCTGCGCCCGGACGATTTCGCCCGGCTCGGCGTCGACGCCGGCCTCGCCGAAGCACGCGCGCAGCGCCTGCGCGCAGCCGGCCCCGCGCTGGCGGAAAAAGTCCGCCGCGTATACGCACGAGAGCGGCAGGCCGCGGCGGCCGACCCGGATGCCGCCCTGTACGACGGCTTCCTCGGCGAGGGCGACAAGCGGCTGTTCGCCCAGCTGCGGGGAACCCCGCCGCAACTGCTGGGGCGCGCAAGCTTCGCCTTCCGTGACCCGCGCCTGCCCGAACTCCTGTTCCGCTACCGCGCGCGCAACTGGCCGGAGACCCTGCTGCCGGCGGAGCGCGCTGACTGGGACGCCTATCGCCGCCGCCGGCTGCTGACCGATGCGGGCCTGTCGGAACTGACCTTGGCGCAATACCGCGAGGACATCGCGCGGCTGCGCGACGAGCACGCC